A window of the Acidithiobacillus thiooxidans ATCC 19377 genome harbors these coding sequences:
- a CDS encoding TolC family protein, which produces MPHKVLNAVTGVWLAVTGLTQADAGVMGWLADPFDTDGGISQQPGQPWTGPSKLPTIPDAHTLAQAEQEQVWSLPQLTAYALAHNPQTAAAWDSLRAEAAGVGVAESAWLPTLTLSTSASRRQSASTAGFTVPARNSVNPNLTLSYTLWDFGLRSAKTDAAKAQEWVAGFTQNQEIQSVAFSVAQAYYQVLGNQSLLLADEKTVAENQKNLEAAEVMHRAGQATVGALYQARAAMAQSQSTLAAQQQTLRSSQGVLASTLGLSPKTVLKIHPLQLNQTPPQLHDAADTLMQSALSANPALQEARAQVAAAQANLRSAEASGLPTLGASSSYGYLFQGGFRPGDTWTVGFTLTVPLFTGFNNHYQVRQNEALRDQAEANLASSRNSTESTVWQDYHNFQGATAAWPGARSGLQNADKALEVVQAQYRVGQATIQDVLLAESTLAQARYTLIQNLVSSYVALAQLSQAVGMPLGAQQP; this is translated from the coding sequence GTGCCCCATAAAGTGCTAAACGCCGTCACTGGCGTCTGGTTGGCGGTCACCGGACTGACTCAGGCGGATGCCGGGGTGATGGGCTGGTTGGCAGATCCCTTTGATACCGATGGCGGAATCAGCCAGCAACCCGGACAGCCGTGGACCGGCCCCAGTAAACTGCCGACCATACCCGATGCCCATACGCTTGCTCAGGCTGAACAGGAGCAGGTCTGGAGCCTGCCGCAACTGACCGCCTATGCCCTTGCCCACAATCCGCAAACAGCAGCCGCCTGGGATTCTCTGCGTGCCGAAGCGGCAGGAGTGGGTGTAGCAGAAAGTGCCTGGTTGCCGACTTTAACCCTCAGCACTTCGGCTTCACGTCGCCAGTCGGCTTCTACGGCGGGCTTTACCGTACCCGCGCGCAACAGCGTCAATCCGAATCTGACCCTCAGCTACACCCTCTGGGACTTTGGCCTGCGCTCCGCCAAAACCGATGCGGCAAAAGCCCAGGAATGGGTAGCCGGCTTCACCCAGAATCAGGAAATCCAGTCTGTGGCCTTCAGCGTGGCCCAGGCCTATTATCAGGTGCTCGGCAACCAGTCCCTGCTCCTTGCCGATGAAAAAACCGTTGCCGAAAATCAGAAAAACCTGGAAGCCGCAGAAGTCATGCACCGCGCCGGTCAAGCAACAGTTGGAGCCTTGTATCAGGCGCGGGCGGCCATGGCTCAGTCACAATCCACCCTTGCCGCCCAACAGCAGACCCTGCGTAGCAGTCAGGGCGTATTGGCCAGCACCCTCGGCCTGAGCCCCAAAACCGTTCTGAAAATTCACCCGCTGCAACTCAATCAGACACCCCCGCAACTGCACGATGCGGCAGACACCCTGATGCAATCCGCACTAAGCGCCAACCCGGCCTTGCAGGAAGCACGAGCCCAGGTGGCTGCAGCCCAGGCCAATCTGCGGAGTGCTGAGGCCAGCGGCTTGCCCACTCTGGGGGCCAGCAGTTCCTATGGCTACCTGTTTCAGGGTGGCTTTCGGCCCGGCGACACCTGGACCGTTGGTTTTACTCTGACCGTTCCATTGTTTACGGGCTTCAATAACCACTACCAGGTTCGCCAGAACGAGGCCTTGCGTGATCAGGCTGAAGCCAACCTTGCCAGCAGCCGTAACAGCACCGAAAGCACAGTCTGGCAGGATTATCATAATTTTCAGGGTGCGACGGCAGCATGGCCAGGAGCTCGCAGTGGTCTGCAAAACGCCGACAAAGCTCTGGAAGTAGTACAGGCACAATATCGCGTTGGGCAAGCCACCATCCAGGATGTGTTACTGGCAGAATCCACCCTGGCGCAGGCGCGTTACACCCTCATTCAAAATCTGGTCAGCAGTTACGTGGCACTGGCGCAACTCAGTCAGGCCGTGGGCATGCCTTTGGGAGCACAACAACCGTGA
- a CDS encoding efflux RND transporter periplasmic adaptor subunit, with protein MRYPLIFLLTAVTLGLTGCQGKARHEMPPLQVQLTTPTQENMTHYVGYLGTVTPIQTVTVIPQTSGLLQNISFTQGAMVSKGQTLFTIDPAQTRAELAQALAKLAADQATARYNRNLVDQDRPLAEKDFITRQSFDQAVSQAQAAAAQVAEDQAAVQQARINLSYTRITAPINGRIGLALVKAGNLVVANQTQLTTINEINPITINFSVPQAQLGAARQAQSQNTNLPIQEEKGGTLLAQGKLTFIDNTVSASTATVSLQVTVPNTNHKLWPGQYVLVQMPVQHIANALVLPVGAVQQGSSGPFVYTVEQGKATDKAIQVLWETGKKAVISGITPQTRVIFPLPARLYPGAAVQTGAAGHSTKQQHQGSPS; from the coding sequence ATGCGTTATCCCCTTATTTTTCTTCTGACCGCTGTTACCTTGGGTCTGACGGGCTGTCAGGGCAAAGCCCGCCATGAAATGCCTCCGCTTCAGGTACAGTTGACCACTCCGACCCAAGAAAATATGACCCACTACGTCGGTTATCTTGGAACCGTGACGCCTATCCAGACCGTCACCGTCATTCCCCAGACTTCGGGACTGCTACAAAACATCTCTTTCACGCAGGGGGCCATGGTCAGCAAGGGTCAAACCCTGTTTACCATTGATCCAGCTCAAACCCGAGCGGAGCTTGCCCAGGCTCTGGCCAAACTGGCTGCTGATCAGGCTACTGCCCGCTACAACCGCAATCTGGTTGATCAGGATCGCCCCCTGGCGGAAAAAGATTTTATTACCCGCCAGAGTTTTGACCAGGCGGTTTCCCAGGCGCAGGCGGCGGCGGCTCAGGTGGCCGAGGATCAAGCTGCTGTTCAGCAGGCTCGGATTAATCTGTCTTACACCAGGATTACCGCACCTATCAATGGTCGCATCGGCTTGGCGCTGGTCAAAGCCGGGAATCTGGTGGTCGCCAATCAAACCCAATTAACCACCATCAATGAAATCAACCCCATCACCATCAACTTCAGTGTTCCTCAAGCACAACTGGGGGCCGCCAGACAAGCACAATCCCAAAACACCAACCTGCCCATCCAGGAAGAAAAAGGCGGGACCCTACTGGCTCAAGGCAAGCTGACTTTTATTGATAACACCGTCAGCGCCAGCACCGCCACGGTCAGCCTGCAGGTCACGGTACCCAATACCAACCATAAACTCTGGCCGGGTCAGTACGTGCTGGTGCAAATGCCGGTCCAGCACATCGCTAATGCTCTGGTTCTGCCCGTAGGAGCTGTGCAGCAGGGTAGTTCCGGTCCTTTCGTTTATACCGTCGAACAGGGCAAAGCAACGGACAAGGCCATTCAGGTTCTCTGGGAAACAGGAAAAAAGGCGGTGATCAGTGGTATTACGCCCCAAACCCGGGTCATTTTCCCGCTCCCGGCGCGACTATATCCCGGTGCCGCCGTACAAACCGGTGCGGCCGGGCACTCTACCAAGCAGCAGCATCAAGGTAGCCCCTCGTGA
- a CDS encoding efflux RND transporter permease subunit produces MNFSALFIRRPVMTVIIILGLVIYGIFAFTNLPVALLPSVDFPTVMVSASLPGASPQTMASAVATPLEKQFSSIPGLSSMSSVNNQGSTRIILQFDLSQNIDVATQNVSNAVTQASHLLPPGMTSLPFVKQLNPSAAPIEFIALSAPNMPIYKLNEYAVDKVVPAISGIPGVAQVQIFGEQNYAVRIHANPFAMQAHGISLQDLSTAINNHNVNLPQGTVLGAVRNYAVNVHGQLQDAQAFANMPVTFANGAVVPLSDIAQVRNGVDNDQIASWIGNQRALILAVVRQPDADTVAISDAIGKRLPTLAASLPGGAKMTVVYDKADYIRSAVEEVEITLLLASLLVAGVLWLFLRRGSPTLIGAVAIPTSILATFAIIYELGYTLNTLTLLALTLAVGFVVDDAVVMLENITRHEENGEEPFHAAITGSREIGFTVISMTLSLAVVFLPFLVMGGIIGRLFREFGVTIAIVILMSGLVSLTLTPMLCARYLRVKHHSPSRFESGFSRLRNWYGRSLRKTMQHRGWVYIAALLSLLGMIGLFVILPKGFIPSEDSGMIMGNLEYPQGISFSQLEDTQQRIATAVGHNKAVQAVMSSAGQGAGAFGSANTGRLIIRLKPLGQRASGEQVIIQLRQIVSHFNGVEASFQLPPAIQMGPVSSQSHYQYILQSEDQDSLNEAVPHLVKALRKVPGLQAVNSDLQLANPEIEVHVMHQRAQALGVTPQGIEQALNFAFGGTQVGTIYASTNQYEVILDLERKFQENLGALSAITIPGTAGLVPLAAIAHFAYGVGPLSISHYDGLPSVTISFNLAPGVSLGEATQRVQKAAAQILPANVQGEFGGSAAAFSQSTNTLPLLLLATIALIYAILAILYEDFIHPLTILTALPLAGFGALLALWIFHQELDLFSFVGIIMLVGLVKKNGIIMVDFAVHRRREGASAEDAIVDACITRFRPIMMTNLAAVLGILPIAIGIGAGAESRVPLGVAVAGGIVVSQFLTLYITPAFYVLFENWKGRWRRQPQPAQSSPGISGDHP; encoded by the coding sequence GTGAATTTCTCGGCGTTATTCATCCGGCGCCCGGTGATGACCGTTATCATCATTCTCGGGCTGGTGATTTACGGCATTTTTGCCTTTACCAATCTGCCCGTCGCCCTCCTGCCCAGCGTCGATTTCCCAACCGTCATGGTATCGGCCAGTTTGCCTGGCGCCAGCCCTCAGACCATGGCCAGTGCCGTCGCCACGCCTCTCGAAAAACAGTTTTCTTCCATTCCCGGACTGTCTTCGATGAGTTCCGTGAATAATCAGGGTTCCACACGCATCATTCTGCAGTTTGATCTCAGCCAGAATATCGACGTAGCCACCCAGAATGTATCCAATGCCGTCACCCAGGCCAGTCATCTGTTGCCACCCGGCATGACCAGCCTGCCTTTTGTCAAACAGCTGAATCCTTCTGCGGCCCCCATCGAATTCATCGCCCTTTCCGCACCCAATATGCCCATCTACAAGCTCAATGAGTACGCAGTAGACAAGGTGGTGCCAGCCATTTCCGGGATTCCCGGGGTAGCGCAGGTGCAAATATTTGGTGAGCAGAATTACGCCGTACGCATTCATGCCAATCCATTTGCCATGCAGGCGCATGGTATTTCCCTGCAGGATCTCAGCACGGCCATCAACAATCACAATGTGAATTTACCCCAGGGAACGGTTCTGGGCGCCGTCCGTAATTACGCGGTGAATGTTCATGGTCAGCTACAGGACGCCCAGGCTTTTGCCAACATGCCCGTAACTTTTGCCAACGGCGCTGTAGTCCCCCTTTCCGACATCGCTCAGGTGCGCAATGGGGTGGATAATGACCAGATTGCCAGCTGGATTGGTAACCAGCGCGCCCTGATTCTGGCGGTCGTCCGTCAGCCCGACGCCGATACGGTCGCCATTTCCGATGCCATCGGCAAGCGCCTGCCGACGCTTGCTGCCAGTCTGCCCGGCGGGGCGAAAATGACGGTGGTTTATGACAAAGCGGACTATATCCGCTCCGCCGTGGAAGAAGTGGAAATCACCTTGCTTCTGGCTTCCCTGCTGGTAGCGGGCGTGCTCTGGCTGTTCCTGCGCCGGGGAAGCCCCACGCTGATTGGGGCAGTAGCCATTCCAACCTCCATTTTGGCCACTTTCGCCATTATCTACGAACTGGGCTACACCCTGAACACCCTGACGCTGCTGGCCCTGACTTTGGCCGTCGGATTTGTGGTGGATGACGCCGTGGTCATGCTCGAAAATATCACCCGCCACGAAGAAAATGGTGAAGAACCTTTCCATGCGGCCATTACCGGCAGCCGGGAAATTGGTTTTACCGTCATTTCCATGACGCTTTCGCTAGCTGTGGTGTTCCTGCCCTTTCTGGTTATGGGTGGCATTATTGGTCGTTTGTTCCGGGAGTTCGGGGTCACGATAGCCATCGTCATCCTCATGTCCGGACTGGTCTCGCTGACCCTGACCCCCATGCTCTGCGCCCGTTATTTGCGGGTAAAACATCATAGTCCCAGCCGCTTTGAGTCGGGCTTCTCGCGGCTGCGCAACTGGTATGGACGCAGCTTGCGCAAAACCATGCAGCATCGCGGCTGGGTGTATATAGCTGCACTGCTCAGTCTGCTGGGCATGATCGGCCTGTTCGTCATTCTGCCTAAAGGGTTCATTCCCAGCGAAGACAGCGGCATGATCATGGGCAATCTGGAGTACCCTCAGGGTATTTCCTTCAGTCAACTGGAAGATACCCAGCAACGTATCGCCACGGCCGTAGGTCACAACAAGGCCGTACAGGCGGTCATGTCCAGTGCCGGGCAGGGAGCGGGCGCTTTCGGGTCCGCCAATACCGGACGCCTGATTATCCGTCTGAAGCCCCTGGGACAAAGAGCTTCCGGAGAGCAGGTCATCATCCAGTTACGCCAAATTGTCAGTCACTTTAATGGTGTCGAGGCCAGCTTCCAGTTGCCTCCAGCCATTCAGATGGGGCCGGTATCGTCGCAGTCTCACTACCAATACATTCTCCAGAGCGAAGATCAGGACAGTCTCAACGAAGCAGTCCCCCATTTGGTAAAAGCCCTGCGCAAAGTGCCGGGACTCCAGGCCGTCAATAGTGATCTGCAGCTAGCCAACCCCGAAATCGAGGTCCATGTAATGCACCAACGTGCCCAGGCCCTCGGGGTAACACCCCAAGGTATTGAGCAGGCCCTCAACTTTGCCTTCGGTGGCACCCAGGTTGGCACCATTTATGCTTCCACCAACCAGTACGAGGTCATTCTTGATCTGGAGAGAAAGTTTCAGGAAAATCTGGGAGCCCTTTCGGCAATTACCATTCCCGGTACTGCCGGTCTGGTCCCCCTGGCAGCCATCGCCCATTTTGCCTATGGCGTAGGGCCCTTGAGTATCAGTCATTATGATGGCCTGCCCAGTGTCACCATTTCCTTCAATCTGGCCCCCGGTGTCTCCCTGGGAGAGGCCACCCAAAGGGTGCAAAAGGCTGCCGCACAAATTCTTCCCGCCAACGTGCAGGGTGAGTTTGGCGGCTCGGCAGCGGCCTTTTCTCAATCCACGAACACGCTGCCCTTGCTGCTTCTTGCCACCATCGCCCTGATTTATGCGATTCTGGCCATTCTCTACGAAGACTTCATCCACCCGTTGACCATTCTGACCGCCTTGCCACTGGCAGGTTTCGGCGCGCTGCTGGCTTTGTGGATATTCCATCAGGAACTGGATTTGTTCAGCTTTGTGGGCATTATTATGCTCGTGGGTCTGGTCAAGAAAAATGGCATTATCATGGTGGATTTTGCCGTCCATCGGCGTCGCGAGGGTGCCAGCGCAGAAGATGCCATTGTCGATGCCTGCATTACCCGGTTTCGCCCGATCATGATGACCAACCTTGCGGCGGTATTGGGTATTTTGCCTATCGCCATCGGCATCGGCGCTGGTGCAGAATCGCGGGTTCCGCTGGGTGTTGCGGTAGCCGGGGGCATTGTTGTTTCACAATTTTTGACCCTGTATATCACTCCCGCTTTTTATGTACTTTTTGAAAACTGGAAAGGACGCTGGCGACGCCAGCCTCAGCCGGCACAGAGCAGCCCGGGGATTTCCGGGGATCACCCATAA
- the mscL gene encoding large conductance mechanosensitive channel protein MscL has product MFKDFIGDFKTFLQRGNVIDLAVAFVIGTAFSAIVTALVGDIIMPPIGLLLDKVDFSNLYVILKEGSTPGPYLTLAAAKKAGAVTLNYGLFIMSLISFFIIALVIFSIVRVINKLYPKPVAPVSTKNCPYCFSSIPLAATRCPSCTSQLES; this is encoded by the coding sequence ATGTTCAAGGATTTTATAGGAGACTTCAAAACATTTCTGCAGCGTGGGAATGTGATCGATCTGGCGGTCGCTTTTGTTATTGGTACGGCTTTTTCTGCCATAGTCACCGCTTTGGTAGGCGACATCATCATGCCGCCCATCGGCCTGCTGCTCGACAAGGTCGATTTTTCCAATCTATACGTCATATTGAAAGAGGGCAGCACTCCCGGTCCTTACCTGACCCTCGCTGCGGCGAAAAAAGCAGGCGCAGTCACCCTCAATTATGGCCTGTTCATCATGTCACTGATCAGCTTTTTCATCATTGCTCTGGTCATATTTTCCATTGTCCGCGTCATCAACAAACTCTACCCCAAGCCTGTTGCACCGGTTTCCACCAAAAACTGCCCCTATTGCTTTTCCTCCATCCCTTTGGCGGCTACGCGTTGCCCCAGTTGCACCTCCCAACTGGAATCCTGA
- the rmuC gene encoding DNA recombination protein RmuC, which yields MIWELFLVFLAGMLLGLGILFFLSRQNLRRQQDEAAAVQARQEQVISELRAHIQAQQSELLKQNENRVRAETENQQIPLLNEALKTAQDEINQLHNNLNQIRGQQAELQERLEQERLRSNEKLTLLEEARQRLTETFQSLSADALRRNNQSFLDLARENLERFQENAKTDWDGRQKAVGQLIEPIRESMEKVGQRMDAMEKTRIDAYGALNEQLRGLVQDHLPRLHQETAALVKALRQPAARGRWGEMQLKRVVEMAGMLAYCDFAEQESVQTETGQQRPDLVVRLPGGKRLIVDAKAPLNAYLEAMESEDEQKRQQFLLKHAQELRTHMTQLGKKSYWEQFQPTPEFVVLFVPGEVFFSAALQADPALIEFGVEQKVIVASPTTLIALLRAVSYGWRQESLAENARAISELGKELYDRLHTLAGHWSRVGKNLGQAVDAYNKATGSLEGRVLSSARKFRDLKAIADNKELSVSEPVELNPRQLQADELIGEKLPDSSD from the coding sequence GTGATCTGGGAACTTTTTCTGGTTTTTCTGGCCGGGATGCTGCTCGGTCTGGGTATTCTGTTTTTTTTGAGCCGGCAAAACTTACGTCGCCAGCAGGACGAGGCAGCAGCTGTCCAGGCACGTCAGGAACAAGTCATCTCCGAATTGCGCGCCCATATTCAGGCGCAACAATCCGAGCTGCTGAAACAAAATGAAAACCGGGTCCGGGCAGAGACAGAAAACCAGCAGATCCCCTTGCTGAATGAAGCACTCAAAACTGCTCAGGATGAAATCAATCAGTTACATAATAATCTCAATCAGATACGCGGTCAGCAGGCAGAATTACAGGAACGCCTGGAACAGGAGCGCTTGCGCAGTAATGAGAAACTGACTTTGCTGGAAGAAGCCCGGCAGCGCCTCACCGAAACTTTCCAGTCCCTCTCTGCCGATGCCCTGCGCCGCAATAATCAATCTTTTCTGGATCTCGCCAGGGAAAACCTCGAACGCTTTCAGGAAAACGCCAAAACTGACTGGGATGGCCGCCAGAAAGCCGTGGGACAACTCATCGAGCCCATTCGTGAATCCATGGAAAAAGTGGGCCAGCGCATGGATGCCATGGAAAAAACGCGTATTGATGCTTATGGCGCTTTAAATGAACAACTGCGTGGCCTCGTTCAGGACCATCTGCCCCGCCTGCATCAGGAAACAGCAGCCTTGGTAAAGGCACTGCGTCAACCTGCCGCGCGAGGCCGCTGGGGCGAAATGCAGCTCAAACGCGTTGTGGAAATGGCAGGAATGCTGGCCTACTGTGATTTTGCTGAACAGGAAAGCGTGCAGACGGAAACCGGGCAGCAACGCCCCGATCTGGTTGTCCGACTGCCCGGAGGCAAACGCCTGATTGTAGATGCCAAGGCGCCCCTTAACGCTTACCTGGAAGCCATGGAAAGCGAGGATGAGCAAAAACGTCAGCAGTTCCTGCTCAAGCATGCCCAGGAACTACGCACGCACATGACCCAACTCGGCAAAAAGTCCTATTGGGAACAATTTCAGCCCACCCCTGAATTCGTGGTGCTTTTTGTCCCCGGAGAAGTATTTTTCAGCGCGGCGCTCCAGGCCGATCCAGCTCTGATTGAATTTGGCGTCGAACAAAAAGTCATTGTTGCCAGCCCAACCACCCTCATTGCCCTGCTGCGAGCCGTTTCTTACGGATGGCGGCAGGAATCTCTGGCAGAAAATGCCAGAGCCATCAGTGAGCTTGGCAAAGAACTTTATGATCGTCTCCATACGCTTGCCGGACACTGGAGCAGGGTAGGGAAAAATCTGGGACAGGCCGTTGATGCCTATAACAAGGCCACCGGCTCACTGGAAGGTCGTGTTCTCAGTTCTGCCAGAAAGTTCCGGGACCTCAAGGCGATAGCAGACAACAAGGAATTATCTGTCTCGGAGCCGGTAGAACTCAATCCGCGTCAATTACAGGCAGACGAACTGATCGGCGAAAAGCTGCCTGACTCCAGCGATTAG
- the ispH gene encoding 4-hydroxy-3-methylbut-2-enyl diphosphate reductase has translation MEILLANPRGFCAGVNRAIQIVDRALELFGAPIYVRHEVVHNRHVVEDLRARGAVFVEELDEVPDAATVIFSAHGVPIAVRQHAAARGLSVFDATCPLVTKVHMEVKKYSRDGMEMVLIGHAGHPEVEGTMGQVEEGMMYLVSNVTDVASLTPRNPEKLAYITQTTLSMDDTAEVIQALRARFPHIQGPKKDDICYATQNRQDAVKTLAPEVDILLVVGAPNSSNSSRLAELGGRLDTPTHLIEDSSQLRREWFADVGKIGISAGASAPESLVKGIIDQLQEWGATAPQETAGVEEKVIFSLPLALVQAQSRRQDAGQVTGDSA, from the coding sequence ATGGAAATTCTGTTAGCCAATCCGCGCGGTTTTTGTGCCGGGGTCAATCGTGCCATTCAAATTGTGGACCGCGCCCTGGAGCTTTTCGGGGCACCGATTTATGTACGTCATGAAGTGGTGCATAACCGCCATGTCGTCGAGGACCTGCGTGCCCGTGGGGCGGTTTTTGTGGAGGAACTGGACGAAGTTCCCGATGCGGCAACGGTGATTTTCAGTGCGCATGGGGTACCCATTGCGGTACGTCAACATGCGGCCGCCCGGGGGCTGAGCGTATTTGACGCGACTTGCCCGTTGGTCACCAAGGTCCATATGGAGGTCAAGAAATACAGTCGGGACGGGATGGAAATGGTGCTGATTGGTCATGCCGGGCATCCGGAAGTGGAGGGCACCATGGGGCAGGTGGAAGAAGGAATGATGTATCTGGTCTCCAATGTGACTGATGTGGCCAGCCTGACTCCGCGAAACCCGGAAAAGCTGGCTTATATTACCCAGACTACCCTGAGTATGGATGATACCGCCGAGGTGATTCAGGCCTTGCGTGCGCGTTTTCCCCATATTCAGGGCCCCAAAAAAGATGACATTTGTTATGCCACCCAAAATCGTCAGGATGCCGTCAAAACCCTGGCTCCCGAGGTGGATATTTTGCTGGTGGTCGGTGCGCCCAACAGTTCCAACTCCAGTCGTCTGGCCGAGCTGGGCGGAAGGCTGGATACCCCAACGCATCTGATTGAAGATTCGAGCCAATTGCGTCGGGAATGGTTTGCTGATGTCGGCAAAATCGGGATTAGTGCCGGTGCGTCGGCACCGGAAAGTCTGGTGAAAGGTATTATCGACCAGTTACAGGAATGGGGTGCTACAGCGCCGCAGGAAACGGCGGGGGTTGAAGAAAAGGTCATTTTCAGCTTGCCTCTGGCGCTCGTGCAGGCACAATCCCGTCGGCAGGATGCCGGGCAGGTGACCGGGGACTCCGCCTAA
- the ppk2 gene encoding polyphosphate kinase 2: MAESSKSTQNLQEQALSAEDSAHSLTSSGDIAPDLSPEGIRDFVIHEAVEAAQAQQSAIVTDYVNSHPQAAQSLDDAIRVIHSDVSPEDLEHLHESGAIHPRKHVANTDDALNDDWRSGGYPYKFRMTRRDYEHDKYGLQVELLKLQAWVKSSGQKVVVIFEGRDAAGKGGTIKRFMEHLNPRGARVVALDKPSEREKGQWYFQRYVEQLPTAGEMVFFDRSWYNRAGVERVMGFCNEADYQEFMRQVPEFERHLIYSGIYLVKFWFSVTRDEQHRRFEERKVHPLKQWKLSPMDLASLDRWEDYTRAKETMFFHTDTAYAPWTVVKSNDKKRARLNALRHLLQVIPYDNKDLHAIGPVDGLVVSRAHVMYGETNSQELNPFNGNHSPESAG; encoded by the coding sequence ATGGCAGAAAGCTCCAAATCCACCCAAAATCTGCAGGAACAAGCTCTCTCCGCAGAGGACAGCGCCCATAGCCTCACCAGCTCGGGAGATATTGCCCCGGATTTAAGCCCTGAAGGTATTCGTGATTTCGTCATCCATGAAGCCGTAGAAGCAGCCCAGGCTCAGCAAAGTGCCATCGTCACCGACTATGTCAACAGCCATCCCCAGGCCGCCCAGTCTCTGGATGACGCCATTCGGGTGATTCATTCGGATGTCAGCCCGGAAGACCTGGAGCATCTGCATGAGAGTGGAGCCATCCATCCGCGCAAGCACGTCGCCAACACGGATGATGCCCTCAATGACGACTGGCGTAGCGGCGGTTATCCCTACAAGTTCCGGATGACGCGCCGGGACTATGAACACGATAAATATGGCCTGCAGGTAGAACTGCTCAAGTTACAGGCCTGGGTAAAATCCAGCGGTCAGAAAGTTGTCGTCATTTTTGAAGGGCGGGATGCGGCGGGCAAGGGCGGCACCATCAAGCGCTTCATGGAACATCTCAATCCACGTGGCGCCAGAGTGGTTGCGCTGGATAAACCCTCTGAAAGAGAAAAGGGACAGTGGTACTTCCAGCGTTATGTGGAACAACTGCCTACTGCTGGTGAAATGGTATTTTTCGATCGCTCCTGGTACAACCGCGCGGGCGTCGAGCGGGTCATGGGTTTCTGCAATGAAGCTGATTATCAGGAATTCATGCGCCAGGTTCCGGAATTTGAGCGACACCTGATTTACAGCGGCATCTATCTGGTCAAGTTCTGGTTTTCGGTGACCCGTGACGAGCAGCACCGGCGTTTTGAAGAGCGTAAAGTGCATCCCCTCAAGCAGTGGAAGCTATCTCCCATGGATCTCGCCTCCCTGGATCGTTGGGAAGATTATACCCGCGCTAAGGAAACCATGTTTTTTCATACAGATACCGCTTATGCGCCGTGGACGGTGGTCAAATCCAATGACAAAAAACGGGCTCGACTGAATGCCTTGCGGCACCTGCTCCAGGTCATTCCCTACGACAATAAGGACCTCCATGCCATTGGTCCCGTCGACGGACTGGTGGTAAGCCGCGCCCACGTCATGTACGGCGAGACCAATTCTCAGGAACTCAATCCCTTTAATGGTAACCATTCACCGGAATCCGCTGGCTAA